In Hyla sarda isolate aHylSar1 chromosome 12, aHylSar1.hap1, whole genome shotgun sequence, a genomic segment contains:
- the LOC130296803 gene encoding syndecan 4-A-like isoform X3, whose amino-acid sequence MYQIRETELMDPNVIIDDLIESSGADDEDIYTDYYDGEDSDSFESSGSGESDDEDIDDDLDSTMDTPTATLGNDIIEEDFHKKKIDEIELENNEILSPNLQSEDKELSNSIPLPSTSHNFFSRTEVVIAVVAGAVVGLVFAVIIVLLVMHVRKNKKGDISYDAVKKPIYKKAPTIEA is encoded by the exons atcagggAAACTGAATTGATGGACCCAAATGTAATAATCGATGATCTAATTGAATCCTCGGGGGCGGATGATGAAGATATTTACACTGACTACTATGATGGGGAAGACTCGGACTCATTTGAATCCTCTGGTTCCGGGGAAAGTG ACGATGAAGATATTGACGATGACCTCGATTCAACCATGGACACACCCACG GCCACCCTTGGCAACGACATTATTGAAGAAGATTTCCACAAGAAGAAAATAGATGAGATCGAGCTGGAGAACAACGAAATATTATCTCCTAACCTCCAATCTGAGGACAAAGAGCTATCGAATAGTATCCCTCTGCCCAGCACCTCTCATAACTTCTTCAGCAGAACAGAAGTGGTCATTG cTGTTGTTGCTGGTGCAGTGGTCGGCTTGGTGTTTGCCGTCATCATCGTCTTGCTGGTAATGCATGTTAGGAAGAACAAGAAAGGGGACATTTCCTACGACGCAGTGAAAAAGCCCATCTACAAGAAGGCGCCAACAATCGAAGCATAG
- the LOC130296803 gene encoding syndecan 4-A-like isoform X2, translated as MRQNGKISPPEPKPPAQIRETELMDPNVIIDDLIESSGADDEDIYTDYYDGEDSDSFESSGSGESDDEDIDDDLDSTMDTPTATLGNDIIEEDFHKKKIDEIELENNEILSPNLQSEDKELSNSIPLPSTSHNFFSRTEVVIAVVAGAVVGLVFAVIIVLLVMHVRKNKKGDISYDAVKKPIYKKAPTIEA; from the exons atcagggAAACTGAATTGATGGACCCAAATGTAATAATCGATGATCTAATTGAATCCTCGGGGGCGGATGATGAAGATATTTACACTGACTACTATGATGGGGAAGACTCGGACTCATTTGAATCCTCTGGTTCCGGGGAAAGTG ACGATGAAGATATTGACGATGACCTCGATTCAACCATGGACACACCCACG GCCACCCTTGGCAACGACATTATTGAAGAAGATTTCCACAAGAAGAAAATAGATGAGATCGAGCTGGAGAACAACGAAATATTATCTCCTAACCTCCAATCTGAGGACAAAGAGCTATCGAATAGTATCCCTCTGCCCAGCACCTCTCATAACTTCTTCAGCAGAACAGAAGTGGTCATTG cTGTTGTTGCTGGTGCAGTGGTCGGCTTGGTGTTTGCCGTCATCATCGTCTTGCTGGTAATGCATGTTAGGAAGAACAAGAAAGGGGACATTTCCTACGACGCAGTGAAAAAGCCCATCTACAAGAAGGCGCCAACAATCGAAGCATAG
- the LOC130296803 gene encoding syndecan 4-B-like isoform X1, translated as MRLVLLLVGYLLSAVAAESIRETELMDPNVIIDDLIESSGADDEDIYTDYYDGEDSDSFESSGSGESDDEDIDDDLDSTMDTPTATLGNDIIEEDFHKKKIDEIELENNEILSPNLQSEDKELSNSIPLPSTSHNFFSRTEVVIAVVAGAVVGLVFAVIIVLLVMHVRKNKKGDISYDAVKKPIYKKAPTIEA; from the exons atcagggAAACTGAATTGATGGACCCAAATGTAATAATCGATGATCTAATTGAATCCTCGGGGGCGGATGATGAAGATATTTACACTGACTACTATGATGGGGAAGACTCGGACTCATTTGAATCCTCTGGTTCCGGGGAAAGTG ACGATGAAGATATTGACGATGACCTCGATTCAACCATGGACACACCCACG GCCACCCTTGGCAACGACATTATTGAAGAAGATTTCCACAAGAAGAAAATAGATGAGATCGAGCTGGAGAACAACGAAATATTATCTCCTAACCTCCAATCTGAGGACAAAGAGCTATCGAATAGTATCCCTCTGCCCAGCACCTCTCATAACTTCTTCAGCAGAACAGAAGTGGTCATTG cTGTTGTTGCTGGTGCAGTGGTCGGCTTGGTGTTTGCCGTCATCATCGTCTTGCTGGTAATGCATGTTAGGAAGAACAAGAAAGGGGACATTTCCTACGACGCAGTGAAAAAGCCCATCTACAAGAAGGCGCCAACAATCGAAGCATAG